From a region of the Aegilops tauschii subsp. strangulata cultivar AL8/78 unplaced genomic scaffold, Aet v6.0 ptg000602l_obj, whole genome shotgun sequence genome:
- the LOC141032776 gene encoding fatty acyl-CoA reductase 2, chloroplastic-like has product MKASPFSSQVQKRNPLSKKPVIPQHQSDTYDILEIRLSLTNPDVGKIYVLIKAKDNEAAMKRLKNEVEDTELFRCLQEIHGKNYHSFVLSKQVPVVGNFREAYIGIAPELAKEIAEEVDVIVNSAANTTFDERYDVALDINTVGPFRIMSFAQRFRRLKLFLQVSTAYVNGQRQGLILEKPFCLGDTITKGIGSSDFSAHQNTVLDIEAEIKLAFDSRRHSSASASVTPEMKELGSRESHRILVNAFEEKIEALESSSSLHSSQDANDNQNGANEEEITST; this is encoded by the exons ATGAAGGCTTCGCCCTTCTCAAGTCAAGTGCAGAAGCGAAATCCGTTGAGCAAGAAGCCAGTGATCCCACAACATCAAAGTGATACATATGACATATTGGAAATTAGGCTTAGTTT GACAAATCCTGATGTTGGTAAAATATACGTGTTGATCAAGGCCAAGGACAATGAAGCAGCCATGAAAAGATTGAAGAACGAG GTAGAAGATACTGAGTTGTTCAGATGTTTACAGGAAATCCATGGGAAAAACTACCACAGCTTTGTATTAAGCAAGCAGGTTCCAGTCGTTGGTAATTTCAGGGAAGCCTACATTGGCATTGCTCCTGAGTTAGCCAAAGAGATCGCGGAAGAAGTGGATGTTATCGTAAACTCTGCAGCAAATACCACTTTTGATGAGAG GTATGATGTAGCACTAGACATCAACACCGTGGGGCCATTCCGGATAATGAGTTTCGCGCAGCGGTTTCGAAGACTGAAGCTCTTCTTGCAAGTATCAACAG CATATGTGAATGGGCAGAGGCAAGGTTTGATACTAGAGAAGCCATTTTGCTTAGGGGATACCATAACAAAGGGGATAGGTTCCTCAGATTTTTCGGCACATCAGAATACCGTGTTGGATATCGAGGCTGAGATCAAGTTGGCTTTTGACTCCAGAAGGCATTCTTCTGCCTCTGCTTCTGTTACTCCTGAAATGAAAGAGTTAGGTAGTCGAG AATCTCATCGAATACTAGTAAATGCTTTCGAAGAGAAAATAGAAGCACTAGAGAGCTCAAGTTCActtcattcatcacaagatgcAAATGATAATCAAAATGGAGCTAATGAGGAAGAAATCACTTCTACTTAA